The following coding sequences are from one Candidatus Zixiibacteriota bacterium window:
- a CDS encoding peptidylprolyl isomerase: protein MAGAGRGRTPLIIVAALAALFAAGPAGAARDTVDRIVAVVGDKVILASELAGQMQLAVLQSKKQPKSEEEVEKLKREVLEEMISDQLFLVAAEQDTSVKVTDEEIDQALDQQVARIAANFPTTAEFEAALSQEGLTLRDLKKRYRDDIRGQLLKQRLVGRRLQSVSVSRHEVEAFYSQFRDSIPTQPEAVKLAHILLALAPAPAVDDSVKTLAAALRQRVLDGADFAALSAQYSSGGAGANGGDLGWVSRDDVVEEFARAAFSLQPGDISGVVRTQFGYHVIQCEDRRDNQVRLRHILLAVQPTREDTLQTSELADSLIAEARAGGDFAQMAKAYSADDRTRATGGELGWFAVNELPVEFAAAVREWKTPGEIRGPVLTEFGIHILKLLAYQSEHEFTLENDYDRLKELARQEKTARMIEDWIDDIKARTYIDYRLGS from the coding sequence ATGGCGGGCGCGGGACGCGGCCGCACGCCGCTCATCATCGTGGCCGCGCTGGCGGCTTTGTTCGCGGCGGGCCCGGCCGGGGCCGCGCGCGACACGGTCGACCGCATCGTCGCCGTCGTCGGCGACAAGGTCATTCTCGCCTCCGAGCTGGCCGGCCAGATGCAGCTGGCCGTGCTGCAATCCAAAAAGCAGCCGAAATCGGAGGAGGAGGTGGAGAAGCTCAAGCGCGAGGTGCTCGAGGAGATGATCTCCGACCAGCTCTTCCTCGTCGCCGCGGAACAGGACACCTCGGTGAAAGTGACCGACGAGGAGATCGACCAGGCGCTCGATCAGCAGGTGGCGCGCATCGCCGCCAACTTCCCGACCACCGCCGAGTTCGAGGCCGCCCTGTCGCAGGAGGGCCTCACCCTGCGCGATCTTAAGAAACGCTACCGCGACGACATCCGCGGCCAACTGCTCAAACAGCGCCTCGTCGGCCGCCGCCTCCAGTCGGTGTCGGTGTCGCGCCATGAGGTCGAGGCGTTCTACAGCCAGTTCCGCGACTCCATCCCGACCCAGCCCGAGGCGGTCAAGCTCGCCCACATTCTCCTGGCCCTTGCGCCGGCCCCGGCGGTCGACGATTCCGTGAAGACCCTCGCCGCCGCGCTCCGGCAGAGAGTCCTCGACGGCGCCGATTTCGCCGCCCTCTCGGCCCAGTATTCCTCGGGCGGCGCGGGCGCCAACGGCGGCGATCTCGGCTGGGTCTCCCGCGATGATGTGGTCGAGGAATTCGCCCGCGCCGCATTCAGTCTCCAGCCGGGCGACATCTCCGGCGTTGTCCGCACCCAGTTCGGCTACCACGTCATCCAGTGCGAGGACCGGCGGGACAACCAGGTCAGGCTCCGCCACATCCTCCTGGCTGTGCAGCCCACCCGCGAGGATACGCTGCAGACGAGCGAGCTGGCCGATTCGCTCATCGCCGAGGCCCGCGCGGGCGGGGATTTCGCCCAGATGGCCAAGGCGTACTCGGCCGACGACCGCACCCGGGCCACCGGCGGCGAACTCGGCTGGTTCGCGGTCAACGAACTCCCGGTTGAATTCGCCGCCGCCGTGAGAGAGTGGAAAACCCCGGGCGAAATCCGCGGCCCCGTCCTTACCGAATTCGGCATCCACATCCTCAAACTCCTTGCCTACCAGTCCGAGCACGAGTTCACTCTCGAGAACGACTACGACCGTCTCAAAGAGCTCGCCCGCCAGGAGAAGACCGCGCGCATGATTGAGGACTGGATTGATGATATCAAGGCCCGCACCTACATCGACTACCGCCTGGGGTCGTGA
- a CDS encoding peptidylprolyl isomerase, translating to MDKGYRPLVSAFGLLLLAGLLAGCGKSDNPTLAVVGDYEIKAAEFNDYFRSIRYPFPTAQDEFAKRREMLDTIVVNRLLIQAAYEKGIDQSEELARLVVQNQDRLLVDVLAQRRIAEKSVPTEPEIREFWEKLEYKIKASHILVDNLDTANALLARIQNGESFEKLAFDYSRDPSAKKNKGDLGYFTWGSMISAFQEAAFAMAPGEVSPPVHTEYGYHIIKLVDKLPNEFRDSFDKMKMEIKQQLENRKRSELSRAYVESLRTKFPIHVDTATCQYLLHKRSMLYPPMLLETLPRNDFDVEQLDRSEKELVLATWDNGQITVLEYLDLAKNLSPAIRPDFDQYDSLASVIFTIKLQDLLVVQAHREGMDSDPEYQRRLKLFKELTMAMIMRDDSLPVPPAPDDGMVRRYYDEHLDEFTDPAKVQVFEILLSDELTAGKLAKEIRSLQGFRDKAMDLTERPGKRAAGGDLGYIDRKWFPEIYDLAVKTPVGQIGGPVVTQGKYSIFYVADKISPTVKDFLDVKAQILTKLKEEQRVQALAVWIEERKAQTTIRINEDALRTTIDMDKYPQGVPQGEQG from the coding sequence ATGGACAAAGGTTATCGCCCCCTCGTGTCGGCCTTCGGGCTGCTGCTCTTGGCCGGTCTGCTGGCCGGCTGCGGAAAATCGGACAACCCCACCCTCGCCGTCGTCGGCGACTACGAAATCAAAGCCGCCGAGTTCAACGACTACTTCCGCAGCATCCGCTACCCGTTCCCGACCGCGCAGGACGAGTTCGCCAAGCGCCGCGAAATGCTCGACACGATTGTCGTCAACCGCCTCCTCATCCAGGCCGCCTACGAGAAGGGCATCGACCAGAGCGAGGAACTGGCCCGCCTCGTCGTCCAAAACCAGGACCGGCTGCTCGTCGACGTTCTCGCCCAGCGCCGGATCGCCGAGAAGTCCGTCCCCACCGAGCCCGAGATCCGCGAGTTCTGGGAGAAGCTCGAGTACAAGATCAAGGCCTCCCACATCCTCGTCGACAACCTCGACACGGCCAACGCCCTCCTCGCCCGCATCCAGAACGGCGAGAGTTTCGAGAAGCTCGCCTTCGATTACTCCCGCGATCCCTCGGCCAAGAAGAACAAGGGCGACCTCGGCTATTTCACCTGGGGCAGCATGATTTCGGCTTTCCAGGAAGCCGCGTTCGCCATGGCGCCCGGCGAGGTGTCCCCGCCCGTCCACACCGAGTACGGCTACCACATTATCAAGCTGGTCGACAAACTCCCCAACGAGTTCCGCGATTCTTTCGACAAGATGAAAATGGAAATCAAGCAGCAGCTGGAAAACCGGAAACGCTCCGAACTCTCCCGCGCCTACGTCGAGAGCCTGCGCACCAAGTTCCCGATCCACGTCGACACCGCCACCTGCCAGTACCTGCTCCACAAGCGTTCCATGCTCTACCCGCCCATGCTCCTGGAGACGCTCCCCCGGAACGATTTTGACGTCGAGCAGCTCGATCGGAGCGAGAAAGAACTCGTCCTGGCCACCTGGGACAACGGCCAGATCACGGTGCTGGAGTACCTCGACCTGGCCAAGAATCTCTCCCCGGCGATCCGCCCCGATTTCGACCAGTACGACTCGCTGGCCTCCGTCATCTTCACCATCAAGCTCCAGGACCTCCTCGTCGTCCAGGCCCACCGCGAGGGCATGGACAGCGACCCCGAGTACCAGCGCCGCCTCAAGCTCTTCAAGGAGCTGACGATGGCGATGATCATGCGGGACGATTCGCTCCCGGTGCCGCCGGCGCCCGATGACGGCATGGTGCGGCGGTACTACGATGAGCACCTCGACGAATTCACGGATCCGGCCAAAGTGCAGGTCTTTGAAATTCTCCTCTCCGACGAGCTCACGGCGGGGAAACTGGCCAAGGAAATCCGCTCCCTCCAGGGGTTCCGCGACAAGGCCATGGACCTGACCGAGCGTCCGGGCAAGCGCGCGGCCGGCGGCGACCTCGGCTACATCGACCGCAAGTGGTTTCCGGAGATCTACGACCTCGCCGTCAAAACGCCGGTCGGTCAGATCGGCGGCCCCGTCGTTACCCAGGGCAAGTACTCCATCTTCTACGTCGCCGACAAGATCAGCCCGACGGTGAAGGACTTTCTCGACGTCAAGGCGCAGATCCTCACCAAGCTGAAAGAAGAGCAGCGCGTGCAGGCGCTCGCCGTCTGGATCGAGGAGCGCAAAGCCCAGACGACCATCCGCATCAACGAGGACGCCCTCCGGACAACGATCGACATGGACAAGTACCCCCAGGGCGTGCCGCAGGGAGAGCAGGGCTGA